In Candidatus Contubernalis alkalaceticus, the genomic window GCCTCTCCGTACTGCTGACCAATTTCATAGGGAGTGCCGCTGCACTCGATGACTTTAAAACTTTTTTCCTGTTTCATAACAACCACCTCTTTAAAATTATTTATAAATTCCAGCTAACTTTTTGACATCGTAACACAGTTTAAGAATTATTGTTTTTTTAGTCCTAACCACAGGTCTCTCCAAAAGTTTTTAATATATTTTTCTTTCTTCAATTCCGGCATAACCATCATCCAATTTATAATCCCTTCCCTAAAGAACCGAAAAGACAAGGACATTCTAATAGGGCAATCTTTCCTGAAAAACCCTTTTTCGATTCCTTCTTCAAAGATCTTTTCCATCTTTTTTTGTATGCGTCCGTCACAGTTTGCAACGTGGGCAAAGAACTTTTCCTTTATTACAGGAGGTGTAAAAAGGGTAATCTGATTCCAGAAAGCTTGTATCTCAGGATTTTTCATGTAGTAAATCATATATTGCTGGAAAATAAAGAAAAGTTTATCTTCCATGTCCATATTTTCAGCAGTGCCCATAATTTTTTCCATTAAGTAAACATACTCGTTGGCCAGGTCTTCATAAACTGAAAAAAACAACTCTTCCTTACTGGTAAAATGCGCATAAAGTGATGGTGTTTTGATACCCACCAATTCAGCAATATCTTTCATTGTTGTGCCGTCATAGCCCCGTTGGGCAAATAATGAGAGAGCTTTTTCTTTAATTATATCTTTAGTTGAACTGTTCATTTTGGGATTACTTCACTCCCTAACTAATATTAGTTAGGTTAAGTTTACAACAAATTCGTTTAGCTGTCAACACTGAATTACTTCCACTTAACCTGTGTGAGGTTTGAAGAGGGAGTAGTGGCAGCTCCACCTCAAGCCCAGCTGCTTTGAAGGCCCGGCGATTTACTGCAGGCGCTGGCTTATTGTTCCCTCCAGTTACCCCGGCGGCATATAGGCTGCCCAAAACGCCTGCGCCAAAAATTAGATATTTCATGTTTTTCATCTCTGCTCAACTTCTTCTGATTTTGTATCTATCATAATGAAACTGGAAACGCTTTTCATAGTATTTTAAAAGGAGGATTGTACCCAATTAATGAGGAATAATTAAAATTAATAAAAATTGTAAGAGGTGAATATTTTATGGAAAAGATTGATTTAATTTTTGACGGGAGCCGTGAGCCTTTGGAGGAGGAGTTACTGGATTATATGGATAATCCGGGCAGAAAACTCTGGGAGGGCATTAATGACTTTATCCAGGAGAAATATAAGACTTCTCCCAAGATGGCGTACAGTAAATGCTCCGGTAAGCCCGGTTGGAACAGGAAATATAAAAAATCCGGGAAGTCCCTCTGTACCCTTTACCCGGAAAAGGACGGCTTTGTAGCGTTGATTGTCATTTTACAGGATTCTCTCCCGGTGGTGGAAGCCATGTACCCTGACTTTGAAAAAGAAGTGGTTGATGTGATTACATCTGCTCAGCCGTTTAACGGGACCTTCTGGCTGATGGTTCCCGTAAAAAACAGCAGGGCACTGGAGAATGTGAAAGACCTGCTTCTTTTAAAACATAACCCGGAGAAGTATTCCAAACGGTAATAAGCTTTTCGGGCATACCGAAGAAGTCTTTCTACAGAGTTAGAATACAACCGGATATCTGCTGGAAAAAGTTCTTATAATACTCAAGTCAAAAACTCTCTGAACTGCCATATACCATGGGATTTTGCTTAAATTCATCTATATTACAATTATCTTTTATTATAAACAGTAGTCAATCAAAAGTTGAGTCAAAAGCCCTTTGGTATTCTACTAATGTAACTTACCTATAAGCTGGCAGCAGCAGGTATTGACCTAAACATGATGGGTATTCAAAGGTTCGCAGCACAAAAGAGA contains:
- a CDS encoding TetR/AcrR family transcriptional regulator, translated to MNSSTKDIIKEKALSLFAQRGYDGTTMKDIAELVGIKTPSLYAHFTSKEELFFSVYEDLANEYVYLMEKIMGTAENMDMEDKLFFIFQQYMIYYMKNPEIQAFWNQITLFTPPVIKEKFFAHVANCDGRIQKKMEKIFEEGIEKGFFRKDCPIRMSLSFRFFREGIINWMMVMPELKKEKYIKNFWRDLWLGLKKQ
- a CDS encoding DUF3788 domain-containing protein, translating into MEKIDLIFDGSREPLEEELLDYMDNPGRKLWEGINDFIQEKYKTSPKMAYSKCSGKPGWNRKYKKSGKSLCTLYPEKDGFVALIVILQDSLPVVEAMYPDFEKEVVDVITSAQPFNGTFWLMVPVKNSRALENVKDLLLLKHNPEKYSKR